One segment of Anguilla anguilla isolate fAngAng1 chromosome 1, fAngAng1.pri, whole genome shotgun sequence DNA contains the following:
- the LOC118222789 gene encoding uncharacterized protein LOC118222789: MRFGVAVVLFYFQLWWLAAAIPWVPDTRRVSGNSCVKLGQRILLNYHLKCGRWVWRYFKGPSTPHITIPPREPVTWPPGIAPEPNCAAKICCRSGSTHLPSRTVTGYTLLQPIKFTQPNTTAWYRLKEYPGADIGSLHLLHYENNHGLDPKKCYRTMDLEPSTYRCTHTEPHNQTHIGYTELIFNVTSSSINDRSGLKAFIWTSRKEGTYCVGRCEASLETYTSPQNCTWTRHHCFNLTTCGYHKPTQCPKTYPLPPGGLIKGNVNKTLLHDVNLVMAHVSYNISNILSAYVTHCDIKDKTYAWLQARLDDLVSDYKGRLAVQIPPVRSKRDLFGDVTGLFVSGNSIANTYKITKQSQYSAWLANQVATGFQHLTNSNENIIKAVRSEAQALLAISHSLFNQTRTIERALACRTYAQDLFTAARQEILDLRLRKPPRHVLNDLIETLDLHRWIVSEKMKDIKHAELLTTSMMYTGTECVGCIGFFVSFPLIHPEQVYPNSTTIRSIGVVVKNQILKLDHLTGYITMRGTKTIFTTRMCCHETSSYIICTCNTLQPFSPNDTKFISVQSLHGHADAIQVSHTQWCVISEMNSFSYGGLTCPANHTFCLEVTEDLAMGQINILGRVPLEVDVSPWWEDTFYEQGTRALTDLMSLVEQIIRDTNYHINQAQVEVNLAKRTAEILASSSTRSAQDAYTWWDWVFRGCVIASAVIFTITLVQCCYFRHLIHSLRTSTHAALVLSPLQLPARPGLRP, encoded by the exons ATGAGGTTTGGCGTCGCTGTCGTTCTGTTCTACTTCCAGCTGTGGTG GCTTGCTGCAGCAATCCCATGGGTGCCGGATACCAGGAGGGTGTCAGGGAACTCATGTGTGAAGCTGGGGCAGCGTATCCTCCTGAACTACCATCTGAAATGTGGGAGATGGGTGTGGAGATATTTTAAGGGGCCATCCACACCTCATATCACCATACCGCCAAGGGAACCAGTTACATGGCCTCCCGGGATAGCACCGGAACCAAATTGTGCCGCAAAAATTTGCTGTAGGTCAGGTTCCACCCATCTCCCATCCAGGACAGTAACTGGCTACACACTTTTGCAGCCCATAAAATTcacacaacccaacaccacaGCCTGGTACAGGCTTAAAGAGTACCCAGGCGCTGACATTGGCAGCTTACATCTGCTACATTATGAAAATAACCATGGCTTAGATCCAAAAAAGTGCTACCGCACGATGGATCTAGAGCCGAGCACCTATCGATGCACCCATACCGAGCCACATAATCAAACACACATAGGATACACAGAGTTAATTTTCAATGTAACCTCCTCCTCTATTAACGACCGCAGTGGACTTAAAGCCTTCATCTGGACCAGCCGGAAGGAGGGGACATACTGCGTGGGGCGATGCGAGGCTAGTCTGGAGACTTACaccagtccccagaactgcacttGGACTCGgcatcattgttttaatttaaccacCTGCGGATATCACAAGCCCACGCAGTGTCCTAAGACCTACCCTCTCCCTCCTGGTGGTCTCATTAAgggaaatgtaaacaaaacctTATTACATGACGTAAATCTTGTAATGGCGCATGTTAGTTACAATATCTCGAACATCCTGTCAGCTTATGTAACCCATTGTGACATAAAGGACAAAACATATGCATGGCTGCAGGCACGGCTCGATGATTTAGTTTCTGATTATAAAGGCAGACTTGCCGTTCAAATTCCACCCGTACGCTCTAAGCGAGACTTGTTCGGAGATGTTACAGGTCTTTTCGTTTCAGGTAACTCTATTGCAAACACCTATAAAATAACCAAACAATCTCAATACTCAGCATGGTTGGCAAATCAAGTGGCCACTGGTTTCCAACACCTCACTAATAGCAATGAGAATATCATTAAGGCTGTAAGGTCCGAAGCGCAGGCGCTTCTTGCCATCAGCCATTCATTATTCAATCAGACCCGTACCATCGAGCGTGCCTTAGCCTGCAGAACATATGCTCAGGATCTGTTTACTGCTGCCAGACAAGAGATTTTAGACCTTCGTCTGCGCAAACCCCCGAGGCATGTTCTAAATGATTTGATAGAAACTTTAGACCTGCACAGGTGGATTGTgtcagaaaaaatgaaagacataaAGCATGCCGAATTATTGACAACTTCTATGATGTACACAGGGACTGAATGTGTGGGATGTATTgggttctttgtttcttttcctttaattcacCCAGAACAGGTGTACCCAAATTCCACTACCATACGCTCTATCGGCGTAGTAGTGAAGAATCAGATTCTAAAATTAGATCACCTTACCGGGTATATCACTATGAGGGGCACAAAGACCATATTCACCACTCGCATGTGTTGTCATGAAACCTCTAGCTATATCATCTGTACCTGTAACACCTTACAACCTTTTTCTCCCAATGATACCAAATTCATTAGTGTGCAGTCTTTGCATGGCCACGCTGACGCTATCCAGGTTTCCCACACACAATGGTGCGTCATCAGCGAGATGAACTCTTTCTCGTATGGAGGTCTGACCTGTCCAGCAAACCACACTTTCTGCTTGGAAGTGACGGAAGATTTGGCCATGGGTCAGATCAACATTCTAGGCCGAGTTCCACTGGAGGTAGACGTCTCCCCGTGGTGGGAGGACACATTCTACGAACAAGGAACGCGGGCCCTGACTGACCTAATGAGTTTGGTAGAACAGATCATCCGTGACACCAATTACCACATCAACCAGGCCCAGGTGGAGGTGAATCTGGCCAAAAGAACAGCGGAGATCCTGGCCAGCTCCTCTACCCGGTCCGCCCAGGACGCGTACACCTGGTGGGATTGGGTGTTCCGAGGGTGCGTCATCGCTAGCGCAGTCATCTTTACCATCACCCTGgttcaatgctgttattttcgaCACCTAATACACTCTCTGCGCACCTCCACTCATGCTGCTTTGGTTCTCAGCCCCCTCCAGTTGCCAGCGAGACCGGGCTTGAGACCATAA